Genomic segment of Scardovia inopinata JCM 12537:
GATTTTTGTAGCGAATTATCCGGTAATCCTGGGCTTTATGGGCGACGCCGTATGCCTGATAAACCTCAATAATTCTCTTTGACGTTACCTGATGACCATAAGCGTTCAAGCAGATCAGCTCGGAATCGGTTTGAACCAGGCAATTGTAGGAAGAGAGGGGATAGTTTTTTCTCAGCTGATGAACAGCGCAAGATATGGCATCAGGCAAGGATTTTCCAGCTGACACATAATGAAGAATATAAGCAAAATAAATGGCTGAATCTGATTTTCCGCCGGTTGCCCTCAACTCTTCTTCGCTGACCGCCAAATGAGGATTGTGTACTATATTGATTCCCTGATCACCGGAGATATCTCCGTTGTGGCAGAAAGTGATTCCATCAGAGCTGAAGGGCTGCTGATTTTCCAGAATCAAAGGCAGATGGGAGGAAGCCAGGCGCAAGTGAAAGACACCGCTGCGGGCATCCTGATTAACAAAGGCAGGGAAAGTTGGATCGCTATAGGCTGGTTCAGTAGATTTATACAGATTGGTATATAACTCGGGACTGGGAGCGCCGCCATCGCTGATATGGGATGGGCGGCGGGAATCACAGATCAGGGAAGCTCCCCATCCGTCGTTATGAATAACGGAAATATTACGGTATTCGGCCACCTGGTCAGGGCCTAAAAGACTGGTTAAGGTGGCATGGGAGCCGGGCTGGGTGAATCCAAGGAGTCTGCACATAGCCCTAATCCTACAAACAGGCAGGACTATGCGGGAGAAAATTATAAATCTTTGCTGATATTTTTTTCCCGCCACTGCTTGTAGTCGCTGTGCTTGGGATAACGAGGCTTAGGCAGTCTCCATCGGCGGATATTCATGGCTCGTTGAGTGGCATACATTCCAGACCTCATTCGCTTGTCGACGCTGGAGGGGCCATAACGTTTAATCAGCTGCTTTTTCAAGCCGTGCCAGAGAACAAAAAGATCCACGATGGCAACAATAAAATATAGATACATGATGCCCATGAACCACACTGACAAAACCGGCATCCAGTTAAGAATAAGCAGAGACAGGACCAGCATGACCAAAATAAAAGGCATAAAGAATTCGGCAATATTCCAGCGTGAATCTACATAGTCGCGGATATAAATACGCAGCGGCAGGCGCTCGGCAGCAGGCATGTGAGTAATATCGCCAGTACGCATTGCTTCATACTCAGCGTCCTGCCGGCGGCGGTTCCGCTCCTTGGCCGCCTTCCGGCTGGCCTTGCGGTCTTTGGGAACCAGGGGATGAAGGTTGCTTTGCTGGACCTGGTTCCGCTTGGGGGTTGGGTGCCCCTTCTTGGCTGTGATTCCCTTGTTCTGTGTGGTTTCATCCTTGAGTTCATCAGAAATATCAGCCTGATCGCTTTTGCTTTTTTTCTTGTTGAAAAAGTTCCAGTCCATGAGTTTTTACCATACCGTTACCGATAGACTCTGAAATAGACTCTGCGAAACAGACTCTGCCTGAAAAGCCGACTTGCCACTCCATCTCGCTATTTCATCTCACCATTCCATCTTGCCGAGCCCGCTTTTATCCACCTTCGGTGGCATTATAGAGAACGACACGGGTGCTTTCCGTCGTGAGGCGGAAGGCTGAGAAAGACCGATAGAACGTTTACCGGGTAATGCCGGCGTACGGATTGTCCCTTCACCCGTGCTTTTCCATGTACTGTTTATAGAAAGGCACATTATGACTGATAATAATATGGCTGACAATAAGAGGATATCTGAGGATCCCCAGTTGAGCCCGAACTCCACCAATAATCTCCCGCATACAGGCCGCTTATCGTGGCGAGTGGTTGACATTATTGTTGCTTCTGTGATTGGGGTAGTTTCTGCTTTTGTTTATTGGGGCGGATCCTGGGTCTATGAAGCTTTAAAGCCTCTCTTCGCCTTCATTCCCGGAACTATTGGCCTGGTCGATGGGGTTTTTCTTCTCGCAGGTCCCCTTGCTGCTGTCATCGTGCGAAAACCGGGAGCTGCTATTTATGCAGAGCTGGTAGGCGCTGTCCTGGAGGCCCTGTTGGGGAACGCCTGGGGAGGAGCAGAGACTATTGTCAGCGGCCTCATTCAGGGACTGGGAGCTGAGCTGATTTTCCTCTTCTGCCTTTACCGGGTCTGGAATTGGCTAACCTGCACGCTGTCTGGCCTCCTGTCAGGTCTTGCCTGCTATATTGGCTACGCTTTCCTGGGTTATTTGCAGGGTGATTCTCTGACGAAAAAAATGATTGAGGGAACCTGCACCTGTGTGTCTGGGGCTCTTCTTGCCGGTCTGGTTATGTGGTTTCTTTATGTAGCTATTGCTCGTACAGGAGCATTAGACCGTTTTGCTTCTGGGCGTATCATCAGGCAGAATTCTCGATGATCCATGGAAAACATTCCTGCTCAATCCATCTGGATAAGTGGGGATATAAACCAGCCCTCCGCAGGGAATGGGCCGTCAGAAACCTGAGTCTGACCATCGCTCCAGGACAAAGAGTGCTCCTGATGGGGGCATCAGGAATAGGAAAATCGACGATCCTTCAGGCAATTGTAGGTCTGATTGGCCGGGCAGGTCAGGAAAGCAAGTCAGATAGTGCAGATATCACCAATATCACTAGCAAGTCTGATGAATCTGTACCTGGTCAGGTTAGGCAGGTTTCTCAAGATGAAGAAGGAGGATTCAGCCAGGGGAAGGTTCTGATTGATGGAGTACCGTCAGGTCAGGCCCTGGGTCGCTGTGGATTCCTCATGCAGGATCCTGATGCACAGACGGTTTTCCAACGGTTGGCGGACAACGTGGCCTTTGGGCCTGAAAACCTGGGAGTTGACCGGGATGAAATTACCGACCGGGTCAGGCAAAACTTGGCTATGGTAGGGCTTGACGGGCTAGAGTGGCATCGATCCGTGGCTCATTTAAGCGGAGGGCAGTCTCAGCGTCTGGCTTTGGCAGGAGTGCTTGCCATGCGGCCAGATGCTCTGCTGCTCGATGAGCCTACCTCCATGATTGATCCCGCAGGCGCTGATGAAGTGCGAGCTGCGGTCCGGAAGGTAGTGGAAGAGGAAGGGTCTACTCTGGTCCTGGTTGAACATCAGGCTGATAAATGGCTGGATTTTGCTGACCGTCTGATTGTTCTGGGCAAGCAGGCAGGGAACACAGT
This window contains:
- a CDS encoding ECF transporter S component, with translation MTDNNMADNKRISEDPQLSPNSTNNLPHTGRLSWRVVDIIVASVIGVVSAFVYWGGSWVYEALKPLFAFIPGTIGLVDGVFLLAGPLAAVIVRKPGAAIYAELVGAVLEALLGNAWGGAETIVSGLIQGLGAELIFLFCLYRVWNWLTCTLSGLLSGLACYIGYAFLGYLQGDSLTKKMIEGTCTCVSGALLAGLVMWFLYVAIARTGALDRFASGRIIRQNSR
- a CDS encoding class II glutamine amidotransferase, producing MCRLLGFTQPGSHATLTSLLGPDQVAEYRNISVIHNDGWGASLICDSRRPSHISDGGAPSPELYTNLYKSTEPAYSDPTFPAFVNQDARSGVFHLRLASSHLPLILENQQPFSSDGITFCHNGDISGDQGINIVHNPHLAVSEEELRATGGKSDSAIYFAYILHYVSAGKSLPDAISCAVHQLRKNYPLSSYNCLVQTDSELICLNAYGHQVTSKRIIEVYQAYGVAHKAQDYRIIRYKNLPQGGILVASSGFNQPGDEGWKELENNHMLIASSLTGDYGIRHL
- a CDS encoding DUF3043 domain-containing protein, whose translation is MDWNFFNKKKSKSDQADISDELKDETTQNKGITAKKGHPTPKRNQVQQSNLHPLVPKDRKASRKAAKERNRRRQDAEYEAMRTGDITHMPAAERLPLRIYIRDYVDSRWNIAEFFMPFILVMLVLSLLILNWMPVLSVWFMGIMYLYFIVAIVDLFVLWHGLKKQLIKRYGPSSVDKRMRSGMYATQRAMNIRRWRLPKPRYPKHSDYKQWREKNISKDL